ATGGCCCGAAATGCGGTTGCCCCGGCCGACCGGGAGGATGGTAAAGATACACCGAAGGCGACAGCGGCAAAAACATCAACTACAAGTGACTCACCGGAGGAACAGCCTGATAGCCAGCCGGCGCTTCAAGCTGCCGGCACATCGACCGGAGGACAGGAATATCACCTGCCCCCGTTGAGCTTGCTGGCTCCCCTGCCTGACCGGGCGGATAATCCGGCCGGGCGGGACGTAAATCAACGCATAAAAGTGCTGGAACAAATATTGGACAGCTTCGGCATCAAAGCCCGGGTCACGCATGTATCCGTGGGTCCTTCCATCACCAGATATGAGCTGCAGCCCCCTCCGGGTGTTAAGGTGAGTAAAATAGTGGGTCTATCAGACGATATTGCCTTGGGCATGGCCTCAGCCGGAGTACGCATAGAAGCTCCCATACCGGGAAAAGCCGCGGTAGGCATCGAAGTGCCCAACGGTGAAATCGCCGCCGTGGCACTGCGTGAATTACTGGAGGACAAGGCTTTTTCCGGCTCGTCTTCACGGCTTACCATTGCTCTGGGCAAAGATATAGCCGGGGCGGCGATAACGGCGGATCTGGCTAAAATGCCGCACTTGCTGATTGCCGGCGCCACCGGTTCGGGTAAGAGCGTTTGTGTGAACACATTGATTTGCAGTATTCTTTACAAAGCCACCCCGGAGGAAGTTAAATTTTTAATGGTGGACCCCAAAATGGTCGAATTGGCTAACTACAATGGCATTCCTCATTTGGTCAGCCCGGTGGTAACCAATGCTAAAAAAGCCGCCGGGGCACTGCGCTGGGCAGTACGGGAGATGGAAACACGATACGACCTGTTTGCAGCGGCAGGAGTGCGGGACATCACCCGCTATAATGCCTTGTTTGGGGAATTTGAGCAGGAACCGGGGCAAAACCCGCTGCCTTACATTGTGGTGATTATTGACGAACTTGCCGATTTGATGATGGTTGCGCCGGCGGATGTAGAGGACGCCATTTGCCGCCTGGCCCAGATGGCCCGGGCGGCGGGCATTCACCTGGTGGTAGCTACCCAGCGCCCCTCGGTTGATGTTATCACCGGCCTTATCAAAGCCAATATACCTTCCCGCACTTCCTTTGCGGTTTCCAGCCAAACCGACTCCCGCACCATACTGGATATGGGCGGAGCGGAAAAGCTGCTGGGTAAGGGAGATATGCTGTTCTATCCTGTGGGCGCAGCCAAGCCGATGCGGGTTCAGGGCGCTTTTATATCCGATAAGGATGTGGAAAATCTGGTGGACTTCCTTAAAGACCAGGCCCGGCCTGTTTATAATGAGGCGGTGCTGGAGGAACAGC
This genomic interval from Desulfoscipio sp. XC116 contains the following:
- a CDS encoding DNA translocase FtsK gives rise to the protein MLDIAGLTIIALSLIGLASVFTSTVGSVGTVGLLIKKSLRMLAGSGYVIFLFLLIPIGIKLMSHNRWRVNNRFWGLLVLFGGLQIFLHRNIPMSESFSAGLAGQGGGMTGAILGYALKYCFGTVGTYVFFVLLILLGITLCTGGSIKDLILNSLYRFRSAANRVSNLIINFLYTEVDEPEAQQDKKNHPAIDAELSDDDNLPRLAGDFTAPVIEMARNAVAPADREDGKDTPKATAAKTSTTSDSPEEQPDSQPALQAAGTSTGGQEYHLPPLSLLAPLPDRADNPAGRDVNQRIKVLEQILDSFGIKARVTHVSVGPSITRYELQPPPGVKVSKIVGLSDDIALGMASAGVRIEAPIPGKAAVGIEVPNGEIAAVALRELLEDKAFSGSSSRLTIALGKDIAGAAITADLAKMPHLLIAGATGSGKSVCVNTLICSILYKATPEEVKFLMVDPKMVELANYNGIPHLVSPVVTNAKKAAGALRWAVREMETRYDLFAAAGVRDITRYNALFGEFEQEPGQNPLPYIVVIIDELADLMMVAPADVEDAICRLAQMARAAGIHLVVATQRPSVDVITGLIKANIPSRTSFAVSSQTDSRTILDMGGAEKLLGKGDMLFYPVGAAKPMRVQGAFISDKDVENLVDFLKDQARPVYNEAVLEEQPEGDAVEVEESDELLPQAARIFIESGTASISMLQRRLHIGYSRAARLVDIMERRGIVGGFEGSKPRAVLMTMEQYRQVFEARETSPEAKTAVS